From Primulina tabacum isolate GXHZ01 chromosome 2, ASM2559414v2, whole genome shotgun sequence, one genomic window encodes:
- the LOC142537340 gene encoding squamosa promoter-binding-like protein 12 isoform X1, translating to MERDSESSKGWERENLDLQSEKSDEIPEKYGHSACPSGCNLCSYGDELGICSFSMPPASESAAVHSADGYWKFSSSPQHSRKIYGTVSDCSEASVFSSELMHIGLNLGKPKEYRDNFFPMSAKSLVSTIPASGTVPKRSRAYYPNLQNPFCQVDGCNLDLTSAKDYHRRHRICESHSKCPSITVSGSERRFCQQCSRLHDLSVFDDKKRSCRRRLSDHNARRRRLPPESTKLSSPGVLSTASYADQRPHNVLVDRLSAPVLNQTWENTSISLAAPSKFGGLEGTICFSDDKIHDSVPSLQIDQEMLPGIQIPSPQNLNQCLNVSPANPQATPDLLIVHSLLSSNPWVLNEAIPTPTAYTTNANGHYNPESQLDPHHWAAAALLQSSNYISTEQGRILVPDPGTPLLQEFQLLRADYESDCNYSNQRDS from the exons ATGGAAAGGGATTCAGAAAGTTCAAAGGGGTGGGAGAGGGAAAATTTAGATCTGCAGAGTGAGAAGTCTGATGAAATCCCAGAAAAATATGGTCACTCCGCATGCCCATCAGGCTGTAATTTATGTTCATACGGTGATGAATTAGGAATCTGCTCGTTTTCGATGCCTCCCGCGTCTGAATCCGCCGCTGTCCATTCTGCAGATGGTTACTGGAAGTTTAGTTCTTCGCCTCAGCACAGCAGGAAGATATATGGTACTGTTTCAGATTGTTCTGAGGCCTCTGTCTTCTCTAGTGAGCTAATGCATATTGGTTTAAATCTTGGAAAACCGAAAGAGTACAGGGATAACTTTTTTCCTATGAGCGCTAAAAGTTTGGTTTCTACAATTCCTGCATCGGGTACCGTCCCGAAAAGATCGAGAGCCTATTACCCAAACTTGCAGAATCCTTTCTGTCAAGTTGATGGGTGTAATCTTGACTTGACCTCAGCAAAAGATTACCATCGCCGCCATAGAATCTGCGAAAGCCATTCCAAATGCCCGTCAATAACCGTTTCGGGGAGCGAACGACGTTTTTGTCAACAATGCAGCAG GTTACATGACTTGTCTGTATTTGATGACAAGAAGAGGAGTTGTCGGAGGCGACTCTCAGACCATAATGCAAGAAGGCGAAGGCTGCCACCAGAGTCTACTAAGCTCAGTTCGCCTGGAGTACTATCTACTGCATCATATG CAGATCAGAGGCCACATAATGTTTTAGTGGACAGGCTTTCAGCCCCAGTTTTGAATCAAACATGGGAAAATACTAGCATTTCCCTGGCAGCTCCCTCAAAATTTGGTGGACTCGAAGGGACAATATGCTTTTCAGATGACAAGATTCATGATTCTGTTCCCAGTCTGCAAATTGACCAAGAGATGCTACCCGGCATCCAGATTCCAAGTCCTCAGAATCTTAATCAGT GTTTGAATGTATCTCCGGCTAATCCTCAGGCAACACCCGATCTTCTGATCGTTCACTCTCTTCTGTCGTCTAATCCTTGGGTATTAAACGAAGCCATTCCCACTCCAACAGCGTATACTACGAATGCAAATGGTCATTATAATCCAGAAAGCCAGTTAGATCCACATCACTGGGCGGCGGCAGCTCTGCTTCAATCGAGCAACTACATTTCAACGGAACAAGGCCGGATTCTTGTTCCCGATCCAGGCACACCCCTGTTGCAAGAATTTCAATTGTTGAGGGCCGATTATGAATCTGATTGCAATTACTCCAACCAAAGAGACTCGTGA
- the LOC142537340 gene encoding squamosa promoter-binding-like protein 12 isoform X2: MERDSESSKGWERENLDLQSEKSDEIPEKYGHSACPSGCNLCSYGDELGICSFSMPPASESAAVHSADGYWKFSSSPQHSRKIYGTVSDCSEASVFSSELMHIGLNLGKPKEYRDNFFPMSAKSLVSTIPASGTVPKRSRAYYPNLQNPFCQVDGCNLDLTSAKDYHRRHRICESHSKCPSITVSGSERRFCQQCSRLHDLSVFDDKKRSCRRRLSDHNARRRRLPPESTKLSSPGVLSTASYDQRPHNVLVDRLSAPVLNQTWENTSISLAAPSKFGGLEGTICFSDDKIHDSVPSLQIDQEMLPGIQIPSPQNLNQCLNVSPANPQATPDLLIVHSLLSSNPWVLNEAIPTPTAYTTNANGHYNPESQLDPHHWAAAALLQSSNYISTEQGRILVPDPGTPLLQEFQLLRADYESDCNYSNQRDS, from the exons ATGGAAAGGGATTCAGAAAGTTCAAAGGGGTGGGAGAGGGAAAATTTAGATCTGCAGAGTGAGAAGTCTGATGAAATCCCAGAAAAATATGGTCACTCCGCATGCCCATCAGGCTGTAATTTATGTTCATACGGTGATGAATTAGGAATCTGCTCGTTTTCGATGCCTCCCGCGTCTGAATCCGCCGCTGTCCATTCTGCAGATGGTTACTGGAAGTTTAGTTCTTCGCCTCAGCACAGCAGGAAGATATATGGTACTGTTTCAGATTGTTCTGAGGCCTCTGTCTTCTCTAGTGAGCTAATGCATATTGGTTTAAATCTTGGAAAACCGAAAGAGTACAGGGATAACTTTTTTCCTATGAGCGCTAAAAGTTTGGTTTCTACAATTCCTGCATCGGGTACCGTCCCGAAAAGATCGAGAGCCTATTACCCAAACTTGCAGAATCCTTTCTGTCAAGTTGATGGGTGTAATCTTGACTTGACCTCAGCAAAAGATTACCATCGCCGCCATAGAATCTGCGAAAGCCATTCCAAATGCCCGTCAATAACCGTTTCGGGGAGCGAACGACGTTTTTGTCAACAATGCAGCAG GTTACATGACTTGTCTGTATTTGATGACAAGAAGAGGAGTTGTCGGAGGCGACTCTCAGACCATAATGCAAGAAGGCGAAGGCTGCCACCAGAGTCTACTAAGCTCAGTTCGCCTGGAGTACTATCTACTGCATCATATG ATCAGAGGCCACATAATGTTTTAGTGGACAGGCTTTCAGCCCCAGTTTTGAATCAAACATGGGAAAATACTAGCATTTCCCTGGCAGCTCCCTCAAAATTTGGTGGACTCGAAGGGACAATATGCTTTTCAGATGACAAGATTCATGATTCTGTTCCCAGTCTGCAAATTGACCAAGAGATGCTACCCGGCATCCAGATTCCAAGTCCTCAGAATCTTAATCAGT GTTTGAATGTATCTCCGGCTAATCCTCAGGCAACACCCGATCTTCTGATCGTTCACTCTCTTCTGTCGTCTAATCCTTGGGTATTAAACGAAGCCATTCCCACTCCAACAGCGTATACTACGAATGCAAATGGTCATTATAATCCAGAAAGCCAGTTAGATCCACATCACTGGGCGGCGGCAGCTCTGCTTCAATCGAGCAACTACATTTCAACGGAACAAGGCCGGATTCTTGTTCCCGATCCAGGCACACCCCTGTTGCAAGAATTTCAATTGTTGAGGGCCGATTATGAATCTGATTGCAATTACTCCAACCAAAGAGACTCGTGA